In Stanieria sp. NIES-3757, the DNA window ATTGTCGCTGGATTACCTGTAGCCATAATAAAATTATTTTCAGCCGTGGATGATTGGGCATTGTCGAAGTATAAATTGACTGAATAGTTGTCGATAATCGTGTTTCTTTGAACAGTTGCGTTATTAACTGAAACTAACCCAACACCTTCACCCCAATTTTCCACAACTTTATTATTGACAAATTGGATGTTCTCTGCGTTACGTGCTTGTAAACCCTGACCGTGGTTCTCTTTTTCTTTATTAGCACCAGAATTATTTTTATAGTTGTTAATTACTAGGTTGCCCTCAACCAGCACATTTCGGGCGCGGTCTTTTTTCACATCTCCCCACATTGTGCCACGAACAGTTATACCATTAAGTTGATTATTATGGACATTATTTCCATACAGAGCAATATTTTCAGCTACAATTACTTCTAATCCACGACCTCTGGCATTGCGAATTTCTAGTCCGATGACTTGTACCCACTGTGTATCTTCGATGAGGAACAATGTAGTCGTATCGTTTAGATGCTTACCATCAATTATTGCTGTTTCACCTGGATAAGAACAAATTTTTAGTGGTTGTTGTTGAGAACCACCACGATTAACGTATATGGCAGCATTTTTTACTGAGTCTTCGGAGAATTTGGGACTTGCACTGACGGTTGGTTGATAAAGTCCACCACGCAAGTAAATTACACCACCTTTACCAGCCAAATCAGAGATAGCTCTATTTACAGTTGCAAAGGGTTCAGTTTTGCTACCGTTATTCTTGTCTCGACCATTAGGTGCGACAAAAACTACTGGTTCGCTAGATGAATCATGTTCACAAGGATAAGATTTTTTGGTAAAGCCAATAACATCATCTTCGTTATGATTACAGCCCGTAAGCATCATCATAACTATTGGCAAAATCATAGGATATTTCAGCCATTTGCTACTTTTTTTCATGTAGCGTTACCAAGATATTTTAATAATTTTACTCGAACGAGGTTATTGAAACGTCTGTATTGTTGAAAAATATTTAAATAATTGAGCGACACCGCGTAGGGTTTGAAAATTAATTTTACTTAATTTGTATCGTAAATTAAAATAATAATAATTTATCTCAAGCGACTGCAATTTAAGGCATTGATATACCCTCAAACCGAATGAATACTTTTTGATATTACTTGATTGGACTTATTTTTCCCATTTCTTTGAGTGCTGCAAGTGCGATCGCTTTGGGTAAAATGTTGTGTTCCTGGATTTGGACTCTAGCGTGTAACGTTTCTGGCGTATCATCAGGTAAGATGGGGACTGCTGCTTGCATTAAAATCAAACCACTATCAACTTCCAAACTAACTAAATGTACAGTACAACCCGTAATTTTGACTTTAGCTGCTAACGCCTGTTCAATTGCCCGAATACCTTTAAAACTAGGTAACAGACTGGGATGAATATTAATTAACCTGTTAGGAAAAGCATTAATTAAAACTTGGGTAACGACTCGCATCCAACCAGCCATAATTACCCATTTCACCCCATATTCTTGGAAAGTTGTGACAATTACTTCGTCTAAGTCTTCGCGCTTCTTATATTCTCGATGATTAATTAAAACAGTAGGAATATTGTATTTTTCTGCCCGCGATCGCACTTTGGCATCGGGATTATTGTAAATTAAAACTTTAATCTCTGCATTTAATTCACCTTCTACGATCGCGCTTGCAACAGCTTCAAAATTTGTTCCACTACCAGAAGCCATAATACCTAATGATAATGGTTGATCTAACTGAAGTTGGGAGGATGATAAGTTAGGAGAAATTAATACGC includes these proteins:
- the purN gene encoding phosphoribosylglycinamide formyltransferase, which gives rise to MIIQAISDRDRVLISPNLSSSQLQLDQPLSLGIMASGSGTNFEAVASAIVEGELNAEIKVLIYNNPDAKVRSRAEKYNIPTVLINHREYKKREDLDEVIVTTFQEYGVKWVIMAGWMRVVTQVLINAFPNRLINIHPSLLPSFKGIRAIEQALAAKVKITGCTVHLVSLEVDSGLILMQAAVPILPDDTPETLHARVQIQEHNILPKAIALAALKEMGKISPIK